One genomic region from Ornithodoros turicata isolate Travis unplaced genomic scaffold, ASM3712646v1 ctg00001058.1, whole genome shotgun sequence encodes:
- the LOC135376223 gene encoding uncharacterized protein K02A2.6-like, with product MSVPQRLQRMRLCLQAYSLDVRYRPGKEQLLPDGLSRFPTTEVMDETDEMLQVNTLQELPIAERRLQLIREATKTDEQLQLLSKYADSGWPVHRGQVPSLAVEFWPHREDIHMEDGIVLRSDRVVIPFSMRKSVLKHLHAAHVGKEKMKRRARCTVFWPKLNDAIDKVCDNCAECQANKKPSENKRIK from the coding sequence ATGAGTGTCCCTCAACGCCTACAGCGCATGAGACTTTGTTTGCAAGCCTACTCATTGGACGTAAGGTACAGACCTGGCAAAGAACAGCTTCTGCCAGACGGCCTGTCAAGATTTCCAACAACAGAAGTCATGGACGAAACGGACGAGATGCTTCAAGTAAACACCCTACAGGAACTTCCCATTGCAGAAAGGAGACTGCAACTCATAAGGGAAGctacaaaaacagatgaacagCTGCAGCTTCTTTCCAAGTACGCAGACTCTGGTTGGCCTGTACATCGAGGGCAGGTTCCCAGCCTGGCAGTGGAATTTTGGCCTCACAGAGAAGATATCCACATGGAAGATGGCATTGTTCTGCGCTCGGACAGGGTCGTCATTCCGTTTTCGATGAGGAAGTCTGTTCTCAAGCACCTGCACGCCGCGCACGTCGGTaaggaaaagatgaaaagaagaGCAAGATGCACCGTGTTTTGGCCAAAGTTGAACGATGCCATCGACAAGGTCTGCGACAACTGCGCCGAGTGTCAAGCAAACAAGAAACCAAGTGAGAATAAACGTATAAAATGA